The DNA region TACGACGCCATCCAGGCCGGGATCGCCCGCGGGGTGCAGGCGGTGCTCGTCGACACCGCCGGCCGCCTCCACACCAAGGCGCCGCTGATGGAGGAGCTGAAGAAGATCCAGCGGGTGGTGCAGCGGCTGGTGCCCGACGGTCCCCACGAGACCCTGCTGGTGCTCGAGGCGCCGACGGGCATGAACGCCCTCACCCAGGCGCGCGCCTTCCACGACGCCCTGGGGGTGACCGGCCTGGTGCTCACCAAGCTGGACGGCAGCTCCCGCGGCGGCACCCTTCTCGCCATCGAGGCGGAGCTGGGGATCCCGGTGAAGCTGGTGGGGATGGGGGAGGGGATCGACGATCTGAACGTCTTCGACCCCCGCGCCTACCTCGACGCATTGTTCGCGGGGGTCCTCCAGGTCCACGGCTGACGCGTCGCTGCGGCGACAGTGGCTGGGGTACGTGGCGGGGTTGAGCACCTCGTTGGTTCCGTGGCACATGACGGCGGACGCCACGTCAAATCCCGACTCCTGATACTTGCATCCGATCGACCCCACGGTTAAGGTGTCGTGCAGTGGGGCCGCGCCCCGGAGAGGGCCGAGCCCAACGGCTCGAGGAGGATTGCGAATGCGGACGTGCTTCAGTGTGCCCATCGCCGTGGCCGGCGTCGGGCTGATGGTGGGGGCGACCGGGGGTGTCACCGCCCAGGCCAAGGTGGTGAACAACAACAGTCCCACGGTGACCCAGGTGGCGCCGGGCGACAACACCGCCAGCGCCACCAACAGCTCCAACTCACGGCAGTTCGTCGGAGGCTACGGCCTCACCGCGGTGTCGAGCGACAACAGGGCCAAGCTCACCAACAGCACGGGAATGCTGCAGGACGTGGGCACGGCTCCCAACAACAACGGCAACTCCGCCAGCGCCAGCGACAGCAGTGGCCTCACCCAGTACGTCGGCAGCGCCAACGGAAATGCGCTGTTCGGCACCGGGGCGATCACGGTGACGTCGAAGGACAACACGGCCACCCTGAAGGCATCGTCCAGGGGGACGGGCAACTGCGGCGCGCAGGGCATCTTCTTCTGCGGGCAGTTCATCGGAGGTGGCAACGGCAACGAGGTCACCGGGAGCGGCTTCTCCAACACCCAGCAGATCTTCTTCCTCGGCGCCGGCGGCGGTGCGAACGACAACGAGCTGACCGCCAACGGCAGCAGCATCACCCAGTTCGTGACCAACAACTCGGGCACCTCGCCCATCGCCACCATCGGCACCGTCGGAGTGCGGGGGGCGAATGCGAGCCACAACGAGCTCGAGGCCACGGGATCGTTCATCACCCAGGTGGTGGGGAACGGCAACAACAACGACCTCGACGCCAGCGGCAACACGATCACCGAGATCGTCACCAACGGCAGCGACAACAGCGTGTCGGTGAAGGGGAACAACGACACCGTGACCATCACCGGCGCGTCTCCGACCCTGACCGCGGACCACAACCGGGTGACGGTGCAGGGGAACAGCGACACCGTCACACTGACCACGAGCAACAACACGGTCAAGATCAAGGGCAATATGCTGAGCTGCAGCACGGGCTGCACCCTGCCGTAGGGTCTGCCCCGGAGGGTGCGGTGGGCGCGTGTCCACCGCACCCGGCGGGTGGCGCGACCCTGACACCGGGGCGGCTGCAAGTCCGGTGCGGCGCATCCGCAACCGGCCTCGACTCGCCGGCGGACGACGCCCCGAATGCTGTCGGTTTGGTCAGGGATCGCGGTCCGGAGCCGGCGCCATCTGCAGAGTTGTTCGGTTGGAACGGATTATCGCTTTTGTCGTTTTTGAGTGATATCCCCGCTACCACTATTCATAGTTGCGGAACCCCGATCAGGCGGGCTAGTGTGACGACATCGGCGGCGGCAGTGGACCGGCCGCGAAGAGAGGATGAGCCCCCGGGCGGGCTCGAGGAGGAGACGGGATGCGCAGAGGGACCAACCTTGCCGTGGCTGCCGTGGGTGCGGTGGTGGCGGTGGGCGCCGGGGGCAGCACCGCGCACGCGGCGAAGGTCACCAACAAGAACAGCCCGACCGTGGTCCAGGGCGTGCTCGGGAACAACTCGGCGACGGCGATCAACAGCGCCAACTCGTGGCAGTACGTCGGGAGCACCCTCTCCCACGGGAACTCGGCAACCCTGAAGAACAGCCTCAACATGTGGCAGGATATCGGGACCTCGCCCGGCTCCAACAACAACAGTGCCACCGCGAGCAACAGCAGCAACCTCAGCCAGATCGCCGGCAGCCAGAGCGCCAACGACTTCTTCTTCGGTCCCGGGCTGATCACCCTGACCGCGAGCGACAACAAGCTGACGCTCAACGCGTCCACCGCGACCGCCGCCCCTGGCGGCAATCCTCCGTGGATGAGCACCACGTGCGGTGCCACGGGCGGCTTCTTCTGCGGCCAGTTCGTCGGCGGCGGGAATCACAACCAGCTCACCGGCACCGGCGCCGGCAATACCCAGCAGGTGTTCTTCTTCGACACCACGCCGGCCACGAGCAGCGGTGCCAATGGGAACGAGCTGACCGTCACCGGCAGCGGGAACACGCAGTTCGTCACCAACAACACCGGGGCCACCCCGCTCACGATCAACACCATCGGCACGCCCGCCACCCTGGGCACCAGGGCGAGCGGCAACGAGCTGGAGATCACCGGCAACGGCAACACCCAGGTCGTGCAGAACGGCAGCAACAACGACCTCCAGACGATCGGCAACGGCAACACCGAGTTCGTCACCAACGGCAGTGGCAACAGGGTGACGGTGAAGGGCAACAACGACACGGTGACCATCACCGGCAGCAGCCCCACCTCCACCGCCGACAACAACAAGGTCACCGTCAGCGGCAACGGCGACACCGTGACCCTCACCGACACCAGCAATCGGACGATCAAGGTGAGCGGCAACGGGATCACCTGCACCGGCGCCACGCCGGCCTGCTGAGTCGAGACCGGGCATCCTCGAGCACCGGAGGCACTCGGGTGCTCACGGTGACGGGCACAGGGAGCGGCGGGATCGTCCCGCCGCTCCTTCTCTCTGCTCAGGTTCCGCGGTGCGCGATTGCGGCCCGCCGCCCTGGGTCCGGCCGCCAACTGCGGATGTCGCCCTTGTGGCGTCTGACGCGAGCGCGGACAGGCCCGTCGGTCGATCGCTTCGAACTTGCCAACCAGATGGACTCCGGACTATCGTGGCGCTCTGCGGGGTGCCGGCGGTGGGCACCGATATGAGGGAGTTCCGGGCCGGGGCTCGGATGCGAAGGGAGGGGGCGACCCGCATGGCGAGATGTCTTGAGGTGGCCGTCGCCGCCGGTGCCGTGGTGGTCGGCGCGGTGGGACTGGCACCGGTCGCGGTCGAGGCGGCGGGCTGCCCCTGCACCATCACCCGAAACAGCACGCCGTCCTCGCAGCTGGTGCTGGGGAACAACACCGGGCGAATCTTCAACAGCGCCGGCAGTGCCCAGCTGATCGGCGATCCCGGCTCCCACGGAAACGTGGGCACGATCCGGAACGACCTCGGCAGCCTCCAGGAGATCGGTGATGCACCGGGTGCCAACAACAACCACGGCACCCTGAGCAATACCCTCGGGGCCGCCCAGTCGATCGCGACGCTGGGGGGTTCCTCCAACCAGGCGCGGATCACCAACAGCGTGGGCAGCGTGCAGAACCTCGGCTTCGTCGAGGTCAACTCCGTCCCCAACCTGTCGAACCACAATCAGCTGTTCATCACCAATGGCGACCGGCTCACCCAGCAGCTGCTGAACTACGGCAGCTACAACACGCTCCGTGCCAACGGTCCCGGGATCGTCCAGTTCGTCGGCGGGCTGAGCTTCCAGGGCTTCCAGAACCACAACCAGCTGACCGCCAGCGGGAGCTCGATCGTCCAGGCGGTCCAGGCCACCGCCCTCGGCTCGCTTGCCAACCGAAACGAGCTCGAGGCCAGCGGGATCACCATCCTCCAGACCGTGACCCAGACGGTTGCGGGTTCGTCGAATCGCAACCAGCTGGACGCGCGGGGGGTGGGCATCACCCAGCAGGTCACCAACGGGAGTGACAACCGCCTGACCGCACGGGGCACCTCCAACACGATCACGATCATGAACGCCAACGACAACACGGTGCGGGTCACCGGGAGCTCGAACCAGGTGACCATCACCGGCACCGTCGCGGGTGCCCCGGCGCAGGACAACCGGGTGATCATCGTCGGCAGCAACGACACCGTCACCATCACCGACATGAGCAACCGTACGGTCGTCATCCGCGGCAGCAACCTCACCTGCACGGGTGCCCCGCCGCCCGGCTGCTGAGGACGGACTGCGCGGCGCCGCG from Candidatus Dormiibacterota bacterium includes:
- a CDS encoding DUF3060 domain-containing protein, with translation MRRGTNLAVAAVGAVVAVGAGGSTAHAAKVTNKNSPTVVQGVLGNNSATAINSANSWQYVGSTLSHGNSATLKNSLNMWQDIGTSPGSNNNSATASNSSNLSQIAGSQSANDFFFGPGLITLTASDNKLTLNASTATAAPGGNPPWMSTTCGATGGFFCGQFVGGGNHNQLTGTGAGNTQQVFFFDTTPATSSGANGNELTVTGSGNTQFVTNNTGATPLTINTIGTPATLGTRASGNELEITGNGNTQVVQNGSNNDLQTIGNGNTEFVTNGSGNRVTVKGNNDTVTITGSSPTSTADNNKVTVSGNGDTVTLTDTSNRTIKVSGNGITCTGATPAC
- a CDS encoding DUF3060 domain-containing protein, which encodes MPIAVAGVGLMVGATGGVTAQAKVVNNNSPTVTQVAPGDNTASATNSSNSRQFVGGYGLTAVSSDNRAKLTNSTGMLQDVGTAPNNNGNSASASDSSGLTQYVGSANGNALFGTGAITVTSKDNTATLKASSRGTGNCGAQGIFFCGQFIGGGNGNEVTGSGFSNTQQIFFLGAGGGANDNELTANGSSITQFVTNNSGTSPIATIGTVGVRGANASHNELEATGSFITQVVGNGNNNDLDASGNTITEIVTNGSDNSVSVKGNNDTVTITGASPTLTADHNRVTVQGNSDTVTLTTSNNTVKIKGNMLSCSTGCTLP